A genomic stretch from Desulfolutivibrio sulfodismutans DSM 3696 includes:
- a CDS encoding Com family DNA-binding transcriptional regulator: protein MQEIRCGECGRLLGKGEAIRLSIKCPRCGTVNHVRAASPGTEGHGASKEEHPWPRSLTTETER, encoded by the coding sequence GTGCAGGAGATCAGATGCGGAGAATGCGGGAGGTTGCTGGGTAAGGGGGAGGCGATCCGCCTCTCAATCAAGTGTCCCCGGTGCGGGACCGTGAATCACGTGAGGGCCGCGAGCCCCGGCACAGAAGGCCATGGAGCCTCGAAAGAGGAACATCCATGGCCGAGATCATTGACAACCGAGACAGAGCGTTAA
- a CDS encoding LemA family protein gives MKLWVGLLAILLLSGCGYNEMQKNDESVGAAWGNVQSALQRRMDLIPNLVETVKGYATHEKDTLQAVVDARAKATQMKLSVDALSDAHAVDSFVKAQSEMSSALARLLAVVENYPDLKANQNFLDLQHQLEGTENRINVARERFNEAVQAYNTSIRTFPNSLTNSLLLHLAPKEYFKAEEAAATPPKVKFN, from the coding sequence ATGAAACTCTGGGTAGGTCTTTTAGCGATCTTGTTGTTATCGGGCTGCGGCTACAACGAGATGCAGAAAAACGACGAGTCCGTAGGCGCGGCCTGGGGCAACGTGCAGTCGGCGTTGCAGCGCCGCATGGATCTGATTCCGAATCTGGTGGAGACGGTAAAGGGCTACGCCACCCATGAGAAGGACACCTTGCAGGCCGTGGTGGACGCCCGGGCCAAGGCCACGCAGATGAAACTGTCCGTGGACGCGTTGTCCGACGCCCATGCGGTGGACAGTTTCGTCAAGGCCCAGTCGGAGATGTCGTCGGCGCTGGCGCGGCTTTTGGCCGTGGTGGAAAACTATCCGGACCTGAAAGCGAACCAGAACTTTCTGGACTTGCAGCATCAGCTGGAGGGCACGGAGAACCGCATCAACGTGGCCCGGGAACGGTTCAACGAGGCCGTGCAGGCGTATAACACGTCGATTCGGACCTTTCCCAATTCGTTGACGAATTCCCTGCTGCTGCATCTGGCGCCGAAGGAATACTTCAAGGCTGAGGAAGCGGCGGCCACGCCCCCCAAGGTGAAGTTCAACTAA
- a CDS encoding bifunctional nuclease family protein has translation MITMKVFGLALDEDSQVPVLILKDREEKTVLPIWIGAMEAMAISLALNEVKLPRPMTHDLLLNTIHDLGGSVASVSITSLSEGTYYAEIEVDVRDERKRIDSRPSDAIALALRADVPIMVAPGVFEQMAAEGKSTGSVVAFGAEDADKWTEILEKFTNDETKYKM, from the coding sequence ATGATTACAATGAAAGTTTTCGGCCTGGCCCTGGACGAAGACTCCCAGGTTCCCGTGCTCATCCTCAAGGACCGCGAGGAAAAAACCGTTCTGCCCATCTGGATCGGAGCCATGGAGGCCATGGCCATCTCCCTGGCCTTAAACGAGGTCAAACTGCCTAGGCCCATGACCCATGACCTGCTCCTCAACACCATCCATGACCTGGGCGGCAGCGTGGCCTCGGTCTCGATCACCTCGCTGAGCGAAGGCACCTACTACGCCGAAATCGAAGTGGACGTCCGCGACGAACGCAAACGCATCGACAGCCGCCCCTCCGACGCCATCGCCCTGGCCCTGCGCGCCGACGTGCCCATCATGGTGGCCCCCGGCGTCTTCGAACAGATGGCCGCCGAAGGGAAAAGCACCGGCTCGGTGGTGGCCTTCGGGGCCGAAGATGCGGACAAATGGACGGAGATCCTCGAAAAATTCACCAACGACGAAACCAAATACAAAATGTAG
- a CDS encoding TPM domain-containing protein, protein MPRLAALLVVMGMVLAAGSAWSLDVPPLRGRVNDMAGILSPDTVTRLESALAAFEASDSTQVVVLTVPSLEGDTIEGFSIKTAQKWGIGQKGKDNGALLVVSKGDREVRIEVGRGLEGSLTDALSGRIIDHVIVPEFKKGDFNAGVEQGVEKIMAAVRGEYTGDGSAGGSSELDDETSSLIFGAVICLVLMSILRFLPALIRAGLGGVGMGILAFVVASGITMTIVMALVGVVLGILAPYIFRGGGTGGGGGFSGGGGGGGFSGGGGSFSGGGSSGKW, encoded by the coding sequence ATGCCGCGTCTCGCCGCCCTGCTTGTGGTGATGGGCATGGTGCTGGCGGCCGGTTCGGCCTGGTCGCTGGATGTGCCGCCGCTTCGGGGCCGGGTCAACGACATGGCCGGGATATTGTCCCCGGACACGGTTACGCGTCTGGAGAGCGCCCTGGCGGCTTTCGAGGCCTCGGACTCGACCCAGGTGGTGGTCCTGACCGTGCCGTCCCTTGAGGGGGACACCATTGAGGGCTTCTCCATAAAGACGGCCCAGAAATGGGGCATCGGCCAGAAGGGCAAGGACAACGGGGCGCTTTTGGTGGTCTCCAAGGGCGACCGCGAGGTGCGCATTGAGGTCGGGCGGGGGTTGGAAGGGAGCCTGACGGACGCCCTGAGCGGCCGGATCATCGACCATGTGATCGTTCCGGAGTTCAAGAAGGGCGATTTCAATGCGGGTGTGGAACAAGGCGTGGAAAAGATCATGGCGGCGGTGCGCGGGGAATACACGGGCGACGGTTCCGCTGGCGGCTCTTCCGAGCTTGATGATGAAACGTCGTCTTTGATATTCGGGGCCGTGATCTGCCTGGTGCTCATGTCCATCCTGCGGTTTCTGCCTGCCCTGATCCGGGCCGGACTGGGCGGCGTGGGGATGGGGATTTTAGCGTTTGTGGTCGCCTCCGGAATCACCATGACCATCGTGATGGCCTTGGTGGGCGTGGTTTTGGGCATTCTCGCGCCGTATATCTTCCGTGGCGGCGGCACGGGCGGCGGCGGAGGATTTTCCGGCGGCGGCGGTGGCGGAGGATTTTCCGGCGGCGGCGGCTCGTTCAGCGGCGGCGGCTCGTCGGGCAAATGGTGA
- a CDS encoding Mom family adenine methylcarbamoylation protein, with amino-acid sequence MAEIIDNRDRALRRAKRPPHHPPDPGVYDPPTSTDKGFIKGAWAVAGFGGRDFYVAAIPAAMARELVTRHHYSHRVVNNSYVHLGVYFRRNLAGVLSFGYALQPARAGKVVEGTGTTEYLELNRMWLADVCPRNSESMAIAYSFRYIRQVMPWIGWVQSFADERCGRWGVVYQAANFLYVGSHKSQFLFLDCDYYHDLLVTAHRTSGGRSKVIREGLDRALRLTFRQFRYVFFLKPGWRKRLRLPVLPYPKPEDGQN; translated from the coding sequence ATGGCCGAGATCATTGACAACCGAGACAGAGCGTTAAGGCGCGCCAAGCGGCCGCCGCACCATCCCCCAGACCCGGGGGTTTACGATCCGCCCACGTCTACGGACAAGGGGTTTATCAAGGGGGCATGGGCGGTGGCTGGTTTTGGCGGCCGCGATTTCTATGTAGCGGCGATTCCAGCGGCTATGGCGCGTGAGCTGGTCACGCGCCACCACTACTCTCACCGGGTAGTCAATAATTCCTATGTCCACCTCGGCGTTTACTTCCGCCGGAATCTGGCCGGGGTGCTGTCGTTCGGCTATGCGCTACAGCCTGCCCGGGCCGGGAAGGTGGTGGAGGGAACGGGGACCACGGAATATCTGGAGTTGAACCGCATGTGGCTGGCGGACGTCTGCCCCCGCAACTCCGAGAGCATGGCCATCGCCTATTCGTTCCGGTACATCCGGCAGGTCATGCCGTGGATCGGGTGGGTGCAGAGCTTTGCGGATGAACGGTGCGGCCGCTGGGGCGTCGTCTACCAGGCGGCCAATTTCCTCTACGTCGGCAGCCACAAGTCGCAATTTCTCTTTCTGGATTGTGACTATTACCATGACTTGCTGGTGACGGCCCACCGGACGAGCGGAGGGAGGAGCAAGGTTATCCGCGAGGGCCTCGACCGGGCGCTCCGGCTCACCTTCCGCCAGTTCCGGTATGTGTTCTTCCTCAAGCCTGGTTGGCGCAAGCGACTGCGGCTGCCCGTGCTCCCCTACCCGAAGCCGGAGGATGGTCAAAACTAA
- a CDS encoding histidinol phosphate phosphatase domain-containing protein, translating into MIDLHTHTTFSDGCLIPAELARRAAKAGYRAVAITDHADHSNIRLILDNLLRFVREAGPYLGIDVLAGVEITHVPPPLIPGLIHTARQLGAQIVVVHGETIVEPVLKGTNLAAIEGRADILAHPGILTPQEAALATQNNVALEITTRKGHSLTNGLVAALAKAHNAKLVINNDAHEPGDFVSLELRKKIAMGAGLTPDDYSQTDNNAQRILANAPRA; encoded by the coding sequence ATGATCGACCTGCATACCCACACCACGTTCAGCGACGGCTGCCTCATCCCCGCCGAACTGGCCCGACGCGCCGCCAAGGCCGGATACCGCGCCGTGGCCATCACCGACCACGCCGATCACTCCAACATCCGGCTCATCCTGGACAACCTGCTGCGCTTCGTGCGCGAGGCCGGACCCTACCTGGGCATCGACGTTCTGGCCGGCGTGGAGATCACCCATGTGCCACCGCCGCTTATCCCGGGCCTCATCCACACCGCCCGGCAACTCGGCGCGCAAATCGTCGTGGTCCACGGCGAAACCATCGTCGAACCCGTCCTCAAAGGAACCAACCTGGCGGCCATCGAAGGCCGCGCCGACATCCTGGCCCACCCCGGCATCCTCACCCCCCAGGAAGCCGCCCTGGCCACCCAAAACAACGTGGCCCTGGAGATCACCACCCGCAAAGGCCACAGCCTCACCAACGGCCTCGTCGCCGCCCTGGCCAAGGCCCACAACGCCAAACTGGTCATCAACAACGACGCCCACGAACCCGGCGACTTCGTGTCCCTGGAGCTGCGCAAAAAAATCGCCATGGGGGCCGGGCTTACCCCCGACGACTATTCCCAAACCGACAACAACGCCCAACGGATACTCGCCAACGCCCCCCGGGCGTAG